The Methanobacterium sp. BAmetb5 genome includes a region encoding these proteins:
- a CDS encoding SIS domain-containing protein, with protein sequence MHYKMYEEMMEQPRSLKDTMKTEKSHMKEMSEKFDAFDKIYLVGCGSSLSTCFSAKDAMNMVSNRNLEVFTGYEFFYHKNLQEKNAGVILTSQSGETADTLAALRRAKKEGMHTVSIINEEKSTMAQESTDVILTRGGRETAILGTKTYMTQLMCLYQILLGMETSSKSQEVLTDLAKIPSITQDLLKRTEDENKVLAQKYADYDIFYCMGSGPNYGLAYKLAMTMFMEGAIKHACPLYSGEFRHGLIERVEKDVPVVFLEANYPGDEFTRKSIEFSQKIGANNIIYRMQDYADINPLLAPFVLVVPLEWFVYYMAHFNQEDPGSTRHIGKVRY encoded by the coding sequence ATGCATTATAAAATGTATGAAGAGATGATGGAGCAACCTCGCTCTTTGAAAGACACCATGAAGACAGAAAAATCTCACATGAAAGAAATGAGTGAGAAATTCGATGCATTTGATAAAATTTATCTGGTAGGCTGTGGAAGCTCCCTTTCAACATGTTTTTCAGCTAAAGATGCTATGAACATGGTTTCAAACAGGAACCTGGAAGTTTTTACCGGTTATGAGTTTTTCTATCATAAAAATCTCCAGGAAAAAAATGCAGGAGTAATTTTAACATCCCAATCTGGAGAAACAGCGGATACACTGGCCGCCCTTCGAAGAGCAAAAAAGGAAGGGATGCACACGGTGTCCATTATCAATGAAGAAAAAAGTACCATGGCCCAGGAATCAACTGATGTTATTTTAACCAGGGGCGGCCGGGAAACTGCCATACTGGGAACCAAGACCTACATGACCCAACTCATGTGCCTTTATCAGATCCTCCTGGGAATGGAAACCTCCTCTAAATCCCAGGAAGTACTGACGGACCTGGCAAAGATTCCCTCAATTACCCAGGACCTGTTAAAAAGAACTGAAGATGAAAACAAGGTTCTGGCCCAGAAATACGCTGATTACGATATATTCTACTGCATGGGCAGTGGTCCCAACTATGGACTGGCCTATAAACTGGCCATGACCATGTTTATGGAAGGGGCTATAAAGCATGCCTGTCCACTGTATTCTGGTGAATTCCGCCACGGACTTATTGAACGAGTGGAAAAGGATGTTCCAGTGGTATTTCTTGAAGCGAACTATCCTGGTGATGAATTCACCCGCAAATCAATAGAGTTCTCCCAGAAAATTGGGGCGAATAATATAATATACCGAATGCAGGATTACGCAGATATAAACCCATTACTGGCGCCATTTG